In Metarhizium brunneum chromosome 3, complete sequence, a genomic segment contains:
- the FPR2 gene encoding FK506-binding protein 2 — translation MKSITFLSVLAASAVGLGAADGLKIDVTHSVQCDRKTQKGDKVAMHYKGTLGDSGKKFDASYDRGQPLQFTLGAGQVIAGWDKGLLDMCIGEKRTLTIPSELAYGDRGIGPIPPGATLIFETELVGIDGVAPPEKETGKDEAKENKEADKAGEKVITVVLKATEAPKTFMADNR, via the exons ATGAAGTCTATTACATTCTTGTCCgttctcgccgcctccgcggttggccttggtgctgcGGATGGCCTTAAGATTGACGTGACACACTCAGTCCAGTGTGACCGCAAAACTCAAAAAGGCGACAAGGTCGCCATGCATTACAAGGGCACACTGGGGGACTCAGGAAAAAAATTTGATGCCA GTTATGACAGAGGCCAGCCGCTCCAGTTTACGTTAGGGGCTGGACAAGTCATTGCAGG ATGGGACAAAGGCCTTCTTGACATGTGTATTGGAGAAAAGAG AACATTGACCATCCCCTCCGAGCTTGCCTATGGCGACCGTGGTATCGGCCCCATTCCCCCAGGCGCCACTCTAA TCTTTGAAACCGAATTAGTTGGAATTGACGGTGTCGCCCCCCCGGAGAAAGAGACAGGAAAAGACGAAGCAAAAGAGAACAAAGAAGCCGATAAAGCTGGCGAAAAGGTAATCACAGTCGTGCTCAAAGCTACTGAAGCCCCTAAAACGTTCATGGCTGACAACAGATGA